Proteins encoded together in one Anoxybacillus flavithermus window:
- the udk gene encoding uridine kinase, with the protein MRKKPVVIGVAGGSGSGKTTVTKAIYEHFQGHSILMLEQDFYYKDQSHLPFEERLKTNYDHPLAFDNDLLIEHINKLLNYEPIDKPVYDYTLHTRSNDVIRVEPKDVIILEGILVLEDERLRNLMDIKVYVDTDADIRIIRRLLRDIKERGRTLESVIEQYVNVVRPMHNQFIEPTKRYADIIIPEGGHNHVAIDLMVTKIQTILEQKSIL; encoded by the coding sequence ATGAGGAAGAAACCGGTTGTCATCGGAGTTGCAGGCGGCTCCGGTTCGGGGAAAACGACCGTTACGAAAGCCATTTATGAACATTTTCAAGGACATTCCATTTTAATGCTCGAACAAGATTTTTATTATAAAGATCAAAGCCACTTGCCGTTTGAAGAGCGATTAAAAACAAATTACGATCATCCGCTCGCTTTTGATAACGATTTACTCATCGAGCATATTAACAAGCTTTTAAATTATGAGCCGATTGATAAACCTGTATACGACTATACGCTTCATACGCGTTCAAACGACGTTATTCGCGTCGAACCGAAAGATGTCATCATTTTAGAAGGTATTCTTGTATTAGAAGACGAACGATTGCGCAACTTAATGGATATTAAAGTGTACGTTGATACCGATGCTGACATTCGCATCATTCGTCGCCTATTGCGCGACATTAAAGAGCGCGGACGCACGCTTGAATCAGTCATCGAGCAATATGTAAACGTCGTGCGTCCAATGCACAATCAATTTATTGAACCGACGAAACGGTATGCCGACATTATCATCCCAGAAGGCGGTCATAATCACGTTGCTATCGATTTAATGGTTACAAAAATTCAAACGATTCTTGAACAAAAGTCTATTTTGTAA
- a CDS encoding PLP-dependent cysteine synthase family protein yields the protein MKVAKNVHELIGHTPIVEITQFPLPKGVRIFAKLEYFNPGGSVKDRLGQELLNDALATGKLKEGGTIIEPTAGNTGIGLALAAIGKNIRVIFCVPEKFSIEKQQLMRALGATIINTPTSEGMAGAIRKAKELAAEIPNSYCPQQFENPANPRTYYKTLGPEIWEQLDGQIDVFVAGAGSGGTFMGTAKFLKEKNARIKTVIVEPEGSILNGGAPGSHRTEGIGMEFLPSYMDTSYFDAIHTILDDDAFRRVKELAQKEGLLVGSSSGAAFHAALLEAEQAKEGTNIVVVFPDSSERYLSKNIYEGGM from the coding sequence ATGAAAGTAGCGAAAAACGTGCATGAATTGATCGGCCATACGCCAATCGTTGAAATTACGCAATTTCCGCTGCCAAAAGGGGTGCGCATATTTGCGAAATTGGAATATTTTAACCCGGGCGGAAGCGTCAAAGATCGTCTCGGTCAAGAATTGTTAAACGATGCGCTAGCGACAGGCAAGTTAAAAGAAGGTGGAACGATTATCGAGCCGACGGCAGGCAATACAGGGATCGGTCTTGCGCTTGCGGCGATCGGAAAAAACATTCGCGTCATTTTTTGCGTCCCCGAAAAGTTCAGCATCGAAAAACAACAACTCATGCGTGCACTTGGCGCAACCATCATCAATACGCCAACGAGCGAAGGAATGGCAGGGGCGATTCGGAAAGCGAAAGAGCTCGCCGCTGAAATTCCAAACTCCTATTGCCCACAACAGTTTGAAAATCCAGCTAACCCACGCACGTATTATAAAACGCTCGGACCAGAAATTTGGGAGCAACTGGACGGACAAATTGATGTTTTCGTTGCTGGTGCTGGATCAGGCGGCACATTTATGGGGACGGCGAAATTTCTAAAAGAGAAAAATGCGCGGATAAAAACGGTCATCGTTGAACCAGAAGGCTCGATTTTAAACGGTGGAGCACCGGGTTCACATCGCACCGAAGGCATCGGCATGGAATTTTTACCGTCATATATGGATACGAGTTATTTTGATGCCATCCATACGATTTTAGATGATGATGCGTTTCGTCGTGTTAAAGAGCTTGCGCAAAAAGAGGGATTGCTTGTCGGTAGTTCATCTGGTGCGGCGTTTCATGCGGCCTTACTCGAAGCAGAACAGGCGAAAGAAGGAACGAACATTGTCGTTGTTTTTCCAGATAGTAGCGAACGGTATTTAAGTAAAAACATTTACGAAGGCGGGATGTAA
- the greA gene encoding transcription elongation factor GreA produces MSMEKEYPMTKAGKEKLEQELEYLKTVKRKEVVERIQIARSFGDLSENSEYDAAKDEQAFVESRIQMLENMIRNAKIIEEDLEKTDTVSLGRTVTFIELPDGEEESYTIVGSAEADPFEGKISNDSPIAKSLIGRRVGEEVTVHTPGGDMVVKIVAVK; encoded by the coding sequence ATGTCAATGGAAAAAGAATACCCAATGACGAAAGCGGGGAAGGAGAAGCTCGAGCAAGAACTTGAATATTTAAAAACGGTGAAACGAAAAGAAGTCGTTGAGCGCATTCAAATTGCGCGCAGCTTCGGGGACTTATCGGAAAACTCGGAGTACGATGCAGCAAAAGATGAGCAAGCGTTCGTGGAGTCACGCATTCAAATGCTTGAAAATATGATTCGCAATGCGAAAATTATCGAAGAAGATTTAGAAAAGACAGATACCGTATCGCTTGGAAGAACGGTAACATTTATTGAGCTTCCAGATGGAGAAGAGGAATCGTATACGATCGTCGGTAGTGCAGAAGCTGATCCGTTCGAAGGGAAAATTTCAAACGACTCTCCAATTGCCAAATCGCTTATTGGTCGTCGCGTTGGTGAAGAAGTAACTGTTCATACACCTGGCGGCGACATGGTTGTCAAAATCGTTGCAGTCAAATAG
- a CDS encoding YrrS family protein, with the protein MSSRFAKRSKQRKVNRILNTLITIVFALILFFGWKWLFANDRPTKETNASPQPVEVETNEPPNDEQPSETETETDEQQSNDNVEETVVDDPNSNVIRETVNPSWQPIGTTQSEPHVTTYEKNSVDWKEMIDAISYATGISSSDLIVWFIGNGGSPNHAVATVSKKDKTEHYKVFIEWVTNEGWKPTKVQQLKEIERRP; encoded by the coding sequence GTGAGCAGCCGTTTTGCGAAACGTTCAAAACAAAGAAAAGTAAACCGCATATTGAATACGTTAATTACCATTGTATTTGCGCTTATTTTATTTTTTGGATGGAAATGGTTGTTCGCCAACGACCGACCGACAAAAGAAACGAATGCTTCGCCACAACCGGTTGAGGTGGAGACAAATGAGCCACCAAACGATGAGCAACCATCCGAAACGGAAACAGAAACAGATGAGCAACAATCGAACGACAACGTTGAAGAAACGGTTGTCGATGATCCAAACTCAAACGTTATTCGTGAAACTGTGAACCCGTCATGGCAACCGATCGGCACAACACAATCAGAGCCACACGTGACAACATACGAGAAAAACTCTGTTGATTGGAAAGAAATGATTGATGCGATTAGCTATGCGACAGGCATTTCATCTTCTGATCTGATCGTTTGGTTTATCGGAAATGGAGGAAGCCCGAATCACGCCGTTGCTACCGTTTCCAAAAAAGATAAAACAGAACATTATAAAGTGTTTATCGAATGGGTGACAAATGAAGGGTGGAAGCCAACAAAAGTACAGCAATTAAAAGAAATAGAGCGCCGTCCGTAA
- a CDS encoding bifunctional cystathionine gamma-lyase/homocysteine desulfhydrase, whose protein sequence is MRRKTKLIHGGIAGDVHTGAVSVPIYQVSTYKHEAVGVHKGYEYSRTGNPTRHALEELIKDVEEGYAGFAFSSGMAAITAVMMLFNSGDHVILTDDVYGGTYRIMTKVLNRLGIASTFVDTSDLANIEAHIQQNTKAIYIETPTNPLLKITDIQGASALAKRHGLLTIVDNTFSTPYWQTPIALGADIVIHSATKYLGGHSDVVAGLVVVNSEQLATDLHFIQNSTGGILGPQDSWLLMRGMKTLGIRMEEHEENTRKIVEFLTNHPVVTRVYYPGLPSHPNHDVAKKQMRGFGGMVSFDVGSAEKAEQVLTRVRYFTLAESLGAVESLISLPAKMTHASIPKERRAELGITDGLIRISVGLEDADDLIEDLAQALA, encoded by the coding sequence GTGAGAAGAAAAACGAAATTGATTCATGGTGGCATTGCTGGGGATGTGCATACAGGAGCCGTCTCGGTTCCGATTTATCAAGTGAGCACATATAAACATGAAGCGGTCGGCGTGCATAAAGGATATGAATATTCACGCACAGGCAACCCAACGCGGCATGCACTAGAGGAGCTTATTAAAGATGTGGAAGAAGGATATGCTGGCTTTGCGTTCAGTTCAGGCATGGCAGCCATTACTGCCGTCATGATGTTGTTCAATAGCGGCGATCACGTCATTTTAACAGATGACGTATATGGTGGCACATACCGCATCATGACGAAAGTGTTGAACCGTCTTGGCATTGCATCGACATTTGTCGATACGAGCGACCTAGCAAACATTGAAGCGCACATTCAACAAAACACGAAGGCGATTTATATTGAAACGCCAACGAATCCGCTATTGAAAATTACCGATATACAAGGGGCATCCGCGCTTGCGAAACGTCACGGACTACTAACGATCGTCGATAACACGTTTAGCACACCATATTGGCAAACGCCAATTGCGCTTGGTGCAGATATCGTCATTCATAGCGCAACAAAATATTTAGGTGGTCATAGCGACGTTGTCGCAGGGCTTGTCGTCGTTAATAGCGAACAACTTGCGACCGACTTGCACTTCATCCAAAACTCGACAGGTGGCATTCTCGGTCCGCAAGATTCATGGTTATTAATGCGTGGCATGAAGACGCTTGGCATTCGCATGGAAGAACATGAGGAAAATACAAGAAAAATTGTTGAATTTTTAACGAATCATCCAGTTGTTACACGCGTGTATTACCCTGGGCTTCCGTCACACCCAAATCATGACGTAGCGAAAAAACAAATGCGCGGCTTTGGCGGCATGGTATCATTTGACGTTGGGAGCGCCGAAAAAGCAGAACAAGTGTTGACGCGCGTCCGCTACTTTACGCTAGCGGAAAGTTTAGGAGCGGTGGAAAGTTTAATTTCCCTCCCTGCAAAAATGACGCACGCCTCCATTCCGAAAGAGCGTCGTGCTGAACTCGGCATTACGGACGGACTTATTCGCATTTCTGTTGGCTTAGAAGATGCGGATGATTTAATTGAAGATTTAGCACAAGCTTTGGCATAA
- a CDS encoding DUF2536 family protein: MITFDLIQDKVEFFEATDLATLEKKINDQIEHNKAIMLEVHHVSYQMQLLENGQRLYSAMVHFKAKK; the protein is encoded by the coding sequence ATGATTACGTTTGATCTCATTCAAGATAAAGTAGAATTTTTCGAAGCGACAGACTTAGCGACGTTAGAGAAAAAAATTAACGACCAAATTGAACATAACAAAGCGATTATGCTTGAAGTACATCATGTTTCCTATCAAATGCAACTGCTCGAAAACGGGCAACGTCTTTATAGTGCGATGGTGCATTTTAAAGCAAAAAAATAG
- the iscB gene encoding RNA-guided endonuclease IscB: MVFVLDTNKRPLAPCHEAVARKLLKQGKAAIYRRFPFTIILKKSVDESEIKATYRLKIDYGSRHTGLAILRGQEVVWLGQLDHRTDIKERIDKRRAFRRARRNRKTRYRKPRFLNRKRKEGWLPPSLESRMQNIKTWVERLRKICPIEHISYENAKFDTQLMRNPEINGVEYQQGTLQRYEVREYLLEKFGRKCCYCGKEGVPLEVEHIIPKSRGGTDRIDNLCLACRDCNQRKGSQTAEEFGYPHIQEMVKKTLKDASVVNATRWKVYEVLKQSGCEVECGTGARTKMNRIRLGLPKIHYFDACCVGKSTPLQLHFKTKEVLFIKAKGRGSRSRTNLDRYGFPRGYLARQKYFFGFQTGDMVKANVPKGKYQGVWFGEVACRKTGSFDIKGKDGKRIAQGINYRYVQVIQRFDGYAYGKGVAELA; this comes from the coding sequence ATGGTTTTTGTGTTAGACACAAACAAACGTCCGCTTGCTCCTTGTCACGAAGCAGTTGCAAGAAAGCTGTTGAAACAAGGGAAGGCGGCGATTTACAGGCGATTTCCATTTACCATCATCTTGAAAAAATCAGTAGACGAATCAGAAATTAAAGCAACATATCGGCTAAAAATCGACTATGGAAGCAGGCATACAGGATTAGCGATTTTGCGAGGACAAGAAGTGGTATGGTTAGGGCAACTTGACCATCGCACAGACATCAAGGAAAGAATAGATAAAAGGCGTGCTTTTCGTCGAGCAAGACGAAATCGAAAAACAAGATACAGAAAACCACGCTTTCTGAACCGCAAGCGAAAGGAGGGATGGTTGCCACCATCGTTAGAGAGTCGTATGCAAAATATCAAAACATGGGTGGAACGTTTAAGGAAGATATGTCCGATTGAGCATATATCGTACGAGAACGCAAAGTTTGACACGCAACTCATGCGAAATCCTGAAATCAATGGTGTAGAGTATCAACAAGGTACGCTACAAAGATATGAAGTACGGGAGTATTTGCTCGAAAAGTTTGGACGAAAATGCTGTTATTGTGGAAAAGAAGGCGTTCCACTTGAAGTGGAGCATATCATTCCAAAATCGAGAGGTGGAACAGACAGAATAGATAACCTCTGCCTTGCGTGTCGAGATTGTAACCAAAGAAAAGGAAGTCAAACCGCAGAAGAATTCGGGTATCCACATATTCAAGAAATGGTCAAAAAAACGCTAAAAGACGCAAGTGTAGTGAATGCCACTCGATGGAAAGTGTATGAAGTGTTAAAACAAAGCGGATGCGAAGTAGAGTGTGGAACAGGCGCACGAACGAAAATGAATCGAATACGATTAGGACTACCGAAAATTCACTATTTTGACGCTTGTTGCGTGGGAAAAAGCACGCCACTCCAATTGCATTTCAAAACAAAAGAAGTGTTATTTATCAAGGCAAAAGGGCGTGGCAGTCGTTCACGCACAAACCTAGACAGATATGGCTTCCCAAGAGGTTATCTTGCAAGACAAAAATATTTCTTTGGTTTTCAAACAGGGGACATGGTTAAAGCCAACGTACCAAAAGGGAAATATCAAGGCGTTTGGTTTGGCGAAGTCGCATGTAGAAAGACTGGAAGTTTCGATATTAAAGGTAAGGACGGAAAGCGTATCGCACAAGGAATAAATTATAGATATGTCCAAGTCATTCAGCGATTTGACGGATATGCTTATGGAAAGGGGGTGGCGGAACTTGCATAA
- a CDS encoding YrhC family protein: MDEQKQNWLGKARDYKAYSLVLFAVSAFLYIGTLIPEAIDATKRPLVIGGVFVLMLASIIFSHRANTYLRKLDNEQ, encoded by the coding sequence TTGGACGAACAAAAGCAAAATTGGTTAGGAAAAGCGCGCGACTATAAAGCATATAGTCTCGTTTTATTTGCTGTTAGCGCCTTTTTATACATCGGCACACTCATTCCAGAAGCGATCGATGCAACAAAGCGCCCGCTCGTAATCGGAGGTGTATTCGTACTTATGCTTGCATCGATCATTTTCTCTCACCGCGCCAACACATATTTGCGCAAATTAGACAATGAACAGTAA
- a CDS encoding peptidoglycan D,D-transpeptidase FtsI family protein yields MVKKRMVIILIMIQLAIFGLIGRLVQLQLVSTESFHGINLIEASVAQRTEQLVIDDGRGVFVDRNGQPLTYEYIPTLVLFPFLKKMDWPIDQIAAIVSVPKEVLNRQLEEAKGPIILHDGQQPIQLQPWQMERINDLRIPGVIAVHKQYELKQKYAQHVIGLLGENEKVLKERYADRNLSPKTKIGVSGLQSSFDEFLIPDEETKLLYHVDARGEPLFSMDVKYTEQANPFYPITVQTTIDRTLQQRVEQIVAQHGMEKGAVVLLDVRTNDVVALASAPAIDERDPYKDGAMENKALLPQVPGSVFKIVVAAAALENGLVHGQTFNCDRKINGEQEEKKKGMRSFEDSFAISCNRTFGELGKQLIAIDENMFDVYARKLGLLPRVGWEGDVYHFSSFRPLREEKKGNIWTDERDKKIPLAVAQTSIGQKDVRLSPLAVANMMATIARGGEAKQVRITKKMMYKNGTTFFTFDEKRLTMDSLQKETIDKLQELLQLVVTHPEGTGRSFQSLPYAVAGKSGTAETGKGELVNKWFAGYFPADRPKYALVVVQLETTSSASVTNAIFADIVRVTYDLEEKGRYEE; encoded by the coding sequence ATGGTAAAAAAACGAATGGTCATCATATTAATAATGATTCAACTAGCCATATTCGGTTTGATCGGTCGGCTCGTTCAATTACAACTTGTGAGCACCGAGTCGTTTCACGGGATAAACTTAATTGAAGCGAGCGTCGCTCAGCGCACCGAACAGCTCGTGATCGACGATGGACGCGGCGTATTCGTTGACCGAAACGGCCAGCCGCTCACATATGAATACATTCCGACGCTCGTTTTATTTCCATTCTTAAAGAAAATGGATTGGCCAATCGATCAAATTGCTGCGATTGTTTCCGTGCCAAAAGAAGTGTTGAACCGACAGCTAGAAGAGGCGAAAGGTCCGATCATTTTACATGATGGTCAACAGCCGATTCAACTACAACCGTGGCAAATGGAACGGATTAATGATTTGCGCATCCCAGGTGTGATTGCTGTTCATAAACAGTACGAACTCAAACAAAAATATGCGCAACATGTCATCGGTTTACTTGGAGAAAATGAAAAGGTGTTAAAAGAACGCTATGCGGATCGAAACTTATCTCCAAAAACAAAAATAGGGGTGTCTGGCTTACAAAGTTCATTTGATGAATTTTTAATTCCTGATGAGGAGACGAAGCTACTGTATCACGTAGACGCCCGTGGTGAGCCGTTGTTTAGCATGGATGTGAAATATACAGAGCAGGCGAATCCGTTTTATCCAATTACGGTACAAACGACGATTGATCGTACTCTGCAACAACGTGTTGAGCAAATCGTTGCACAACATGGCATGGAAAAAGGGGCGGTCGTTTTGCTCGATGTTCGAACGAATGATGTTGTTGCGTTAGCGAGCGCTCCCGCCATTGATGAACGAGATCCGTACAAAGATGGAGCGATGGAAAATAAGGCGCTTCTTCCGCAAGTGCCGGGATCTGTTTTTAAAATTGTCGTTGCAGCCGCAGCGCTTGAAAACGGGCTTGTTCACGGACAGACGTTTAACTGTGATCGTAAAATTAACGGTGAACAAGAAGAGAAAAAGAAAGGGATGCGCTCGTTTGAAGATAGTTTTGCGATTAGTTGCAATCGAACGTTTGGAGAGCTAGGAAAACAGCTCATTGCGATAGACGAAAATATGTTTGATGTATATGCTCGAAAGCTCGGTTTGCTTCCGCGCGTCGGTTGGGAAGGGGATGTGTATCATTTTTCATCATTTCGCCCGCTTCGTGAAGAGAAAAAAGGGAACATTTGGACAGATGAACGGGATAAAAAAATTCCTCTTGCCGTTGCCCAAACGTCCATTGGGCAAAAAGATGTGCGCCTCTCACCGCTTGCGGTGGCGAATATGATGGCAACGATTGCTCGCGGTGGTGAGGCAAAACAAGTGCGCATCACTAAGAAAATGATGTATAAAAATGGAACGACATTTTTCACATTTGATGAGAAGCGGCTAACGATGGATTCATTGCAGAAAGAGACGATCGACAAACTACAAGAGCTATTACAACTCGTTGTGACGCATCCGGAAGGGACTGGGCGTTCGTTTCAATCATTGCCATATGCCGTAGCAGGAAAATCAGGAACAGCAGAAACAGGGAAAGGAGAACTCGTAAATAAATGGTTTGCGGGTTATTTCCCAGCTGATCGTCCAAAATACGCGCTCGTTGTGGTACAATTAGAAACAACGTCATCTGCCTCCGTCACGAATGCCATTTTTGCTGATATCGTTCGCGTAACATATGATTTGGAAGAGAAAGGAAGGTATGAAGAGTGA
- a CDS encoding class I SAM-dependent methyltransferase, with protein MGREFLDIFETWAQSYDSSVYGHDEQYRDVFDGYETILNTVVEKSGNVVLEFGVGTGNLTKKLIEANKTVYGIEPSAPMRELAKEKLGHATIEDGDFLQFPLPSEPIDTIVSTYAFHHLTDQEKEEAIGKYSALLRKGGKIVFADTAFINHEAYEAMIAEAKQKGFVDLAEDLQREYYTTIPALEHMFTTHGFTVTFTPMNRFVWLMEAVKQ; from the coding sequence ATGGGACGTGAGTTTTTAGACATCTTTGAAACGTGGGCACAATCGTACGATTCGTCAGTATACGGGCACGATGAGCAATATCGTGACGTATTTGACGGATATGAGACGATTTTAAATACAGTCGTTGAAAAAAGCGGTAACGTCGTGTTAGAGTTCGGCGTTGGGACAGGAAATTTAACGAAAAAACTAATTGAGGCGAATAAAACCGTATATGGCATTGAACCGTCTGCACCGATGCGTGAGCTCGCCAAAGAAAAACTCGGTCATGCGACGATTGAAGACGGAGACTTTTTACAGTTTCCATTGCCGAGCGAACCGATCGATACGATTGTAAGCACATATGCATTTCACCATTTAACAGATCAAGAAAAAGAAGAAGCGATCGGCAAATATAGCGCACTTCTTCGTAAAGGTGGTAAAATAGTGTTTGCTGATACAGCGTTTATTAACCACGAAGCGTACGAGGCGATGATCGCAGAAGCGAAACAAAAAGGATTCGTCGATTTAGCGGAAGACTTACAGCGCGAATATTACACGACAATTCCTGCCTTAGAGCATATGTTTACTACACACGGTTTTACGGTCACATTTACGCCGATGAATCGCTTCGTTTGGTTGATGGAGGCTGTCAAACAATAA
- the mtnN gene encoding 5'-methylthioadenosine/S-adenosylhomocysteine nucleosidase, with protein MNIAIIGAMEEEVAILREKIANRTETTVANCSFYSGTLDGANVVLLKSGIGKVNAAMSTTILLERFAPDVVINTGSAGGFAPSLNVGDIVISTEVVHHDVDVTAFGYAYGQVPGMPARYAADERLVQAAETSAAHIRDIQVAKGLIATGDSFMHDPARVDFVRTQFPDLYAVEMEAAAIAQVCHQFGVPFVVIRALSDIAGKESNVSFEQFLQKAALHSSELVQLMVNNPMTKVMGS; from the coding sequence ATGAACATAGCGATCATTGGAGCGATGGAAGAAGAAGTGGCGATTTTGCGCGAAAAAATTGCTAATCGAACGGAAACGACGGTAGCAAATTGTTCATTTTATAGCGGCACGTTAGACGGAGCGAACGTCGTTTTATTAAAATCAGGTATCGGTAAAGTGAATGCGGCGATGTCAACAACGATTTTGTTAGAGCGGTTTGCGCCAGATGTCGTCATTAACACAGGTTCAGCTGGCGGTTTTGCGCCGTCGCTAAACGTTGGCGATATCGTCATTTCAACAGAAGTTGTTCATCATGATGTAGATGTGACGGCATTCGGCTATGCGTACGGACAAGTGCCGGGCATGCCGGCGCGCTATGCGGCAGATGAGCGGTTAGTGCAAGCGGCTGAAACGAGCGCGGCGCATATTCGCGACATTCAAGTGGCAAAAGGATTAATTGCGACAGGCGATTCATTTATGCACGATCCAGCGCGCGTTGACTTTGTACGCACACAGTTTCCTGATTTATATGCTGTGGAAATGGAAGCGGCTGCGATTGCGCAAGTATGCCACCAATTTGGCGTCCCGTTTGTCGTCATTCGCGCGTTATCAGACATCGCTGGTAAAGAGTCGAACGTATCGTTTGAACAATTTTTACAAAAAGCAGCTCTTCACTCATCTGAACTTGTGCAATTAATGGTCAACAACCCAATGACTAAAGTCATGGGCTCGTAA